The following coding sequences are from one Streptomyces sp. V3I7 window:
- the cobC gene encoding Rv2231c family pyridoxal phosphate-dependent protein CobC, with amino-acid sequence MRTEGEHDLRHHGDAEVRDDGSALVDLAVNVRSGTPPAWLRAHIAESLTGLAAYPDGRAARAAVAARHGLAAERVLLTAGAAEAFVLLARALKVRRPVVVHPQFTEPEAALRDAGHTVDRVLLRPADGFRLDASAVREDADLVVVGNPTNPTSVLHPAASLVELARPGRTLVVDEAFMDAVPGEAESLAGRTDIPGLVVLRSLTKTWGLAGLRIGYVLSAPETIAELERAQPLWPVSTPALAAAEACVSPRALAEAGHAAHRAAADRAHLLTGLAAFADRGVRAVQPAAAPFVLLHTPAAPTVRQHLRDLGFAVRRGDTFPGLGEDWLRLAVRDRATTDAFLTALDHALEQPPGRAGPG; translated from the coding sequence ATGCGCACTGAGGGCGAGCACGACCTGCGTCACCACGGCGACGCGGAGGTCCGCGACGACGGCTCGGCGCTGGTCGACCTCGCCGTCAACGTCCGCTCCGGCACTCCCCCGGCGTGGCTGCGCGCGCACATCGCCGAGTCGCTGACCGGCCTCGCGGCCTACCCGGACGGGCGGGCCGCGCGGGCGGCGGTGGCGGCGCGGCACGGTCTGGCGGCGGAGCGGGTGCTGCTGACGGCCGGCGCGGCCGAGGCGTTCGTGCTGCTCGCGCGCGCCTTGAAGGTACGCCGACCCGTCGTCGTACACCCGCAGTTCACCGAGCCGGAGGCGGCTCTGCGGGACGCGGGGCACACGGTGGACCGGGTGCTGCTGCGGCCGGCCGACGGCTTCCGACTGGACGCTTCGGCCGTCCGCGAGGACGCCGACCTGGTGGTGGTCGGCAATCCGACGAACCCCACGTCGGTGCTGCACCCGGCCGCCTCGCTCGTCGAACTGGCGCGGCCTGGGCGGACGTTGGTGGTCGACGAGGCCTTCATGGACGCGGTGCCGGGTGAGGCCGAGTCCCTGGCCGGACGCACGGACATCCCCGGTCTGGTGGTGCTGCGCAGCCTCACCAAGACCTGGGGTCTGGCCGGGCTGCGTATCGGCTACGTGCTGTCCGCCCCGGAGACGATCGCGGAACTGGAGCGCGCCCAGCCGCTGTGGCCGGTCTCCACCCCGGCCCTGGCGGCCGCGGAGGCGTGCGTGTCCCCGCGCGCGCTGGCCGAGGCGGGCCACGCCGCCCACCGCGCCGCCGCCGACCGCGCCCATCTGCTGACAGGCCTGGCCGCCTTCGCCGACCGCGGCGTACGGGCCGTGCAGCCCGCCGCGGCCCCCTTCGTCCTGCTCCACACCCCGGCCGCCCCGACCGTCCGCCAACACCTCCGCGACCTGGGCTTCGCCGTACGCCGCGGGGACACCTTCCCCGGCCTGGGCGAGGACTGGCTGCGCCTGGCGGTACGGGACCGTGCCACGACGGACGCGTTCCTGACGGCGCTGGACCACGCACTGGAGCAGCCGCCCGGCCGCGCGGGCCCCGGCTAG
- a CDS encoding LAETG motif-containing sortase-dependent surface protein: protein MTVHPSCVILAGFPRSFVRETPPATPATPAAAPKPQGAPATEADLATTGGSPLTPYLAAGSAALLAMGAGTLALARRRRGRRG, encoded by the coding sequence CTGACGGTTCACCCGTCGTGCGTAATTCTTGCCGGGTTCCCACGCAGCTTCGTCCGCGAGACCCCGCCGGCCACCCCCGCCACCCCCGCCGCCGCCCCGAAGCCCCAGGGCGCCCCGGCCACCGAGGCGGACCTGGCCACCACGGGCGGCAGCCCGCTGACCCCCTACCTGGCAGCCGGCTCCGCCGCACTGCTCGCGATGGGCGCGGGAACGCTGGCGCTGGCCCGGCGGCGACGGGGGCGCCGGGGGTAG
- a CDS encoding amidohydrolase family protein, whose translation MSDQAVLHVKGRILVGPDEVRDELWVLGGRITYDRPAGARDVRTVTGWALPGLVDAHCHVGLGADGPVDADTAEKQALTDREAGTLLIRDAGSPSDTRWVDDRDDLPKIIRAGRHIARTRRYIRNYAHEIEPDDLVTYVAQEARRGDGWVKLVGDWIDRDLGDLAACWPREAVEAAIAEAHRLGARVTAHCFAESSLRDLVEAGIDCIEHATGLTEDLIPLFAERGVAIVPTLVNIATFPQLAAGGDARFPTWSAHMRRLYERRYDTVRGAYDAGIPVYVGTDAGGALAHGMVAGEVAELVTAGIPPVDALSATAWGARAWLGRPGLEEGAPADLVVYEGDPRADVRVLAAPRRVVLGGRVVE comes from the coding sequence ATGAGCGATCAAGCGGTGCTGCACGTGAAGGGGCGGATCCTCGTCGGCCCGGACGAGGTCCGCGACGAACTCTGGGTCCTCGGGGGCCGGATCACGTACGACCGCCCCGCCGGGGCGCGCGACGTCCGGACCGTCACGGGCTGGGCGCTGCCCGGTCTGGTCGACGCCCACTGCCATGTGGGACTCGGCGCGGACGGTCCGGTGGACGCGGACACCGCGGAGAAGCAGGCGCTGACCGACCGGGAGGCGGGCACCCTGCTGATCCGCGACGCGGGCTCGCCGTCCGACACCCGCTGGGTGGACGACCGCGACGACCTGCCGAAGATCATCCGCGCCGGCCGGCACATCGCCCGCACCCGCCGCTACATAAGGAACTACGCCCACGAGATCGAGCCGGACGACCTCGTCACGTACGTCGCCCAGGAGGCCCGGCGCGGCGACGGCTGGGTCAAGCTGGTCGGCGACTGGATCGACCGCGACCTCGGCGACCTCGCCGCCTGCTGGCCGCGCGAGGCGGTCGAAGCCGCCATCGCGGAAGCCCACCGCCTCGGCGCCCGCGTCACCGCGCACTGCTTCGCCGAGAGTTCCCTGCGGGACCTGGTCGAGGCGGGCATCGACTGCATCGAGCACGCCACCGGCCTCACCGAGGACCTGATCCCGCTCTTCGCCGAGCGCGGCGTCGCGATCGTCCCCACGCTCGTCAACATCGCCACCTTCCCCCAGCTCGCCGCCGGCGGCGACGCCCGCTTCCCCACCTGGTCCGCGCACATGCGGCGGCTGTACGAGCGCCGCTACGACACGGTGCGCGGCGCGTACGACGCCGGGATCCCGGTGTACGTCGGCACGGACGCGGGCGGTGCGCTCGCGCACGGCATGGTCGCGGGCGAGGTCGCCGAACTGGTCACCGCCGGCATCCCGCCCGTCGACGCCCTCTCGGCGACGGCCTGGGGCGCCCGCGCCTGGCTCGGCCGGCCCGGCCTGGAGGAGGGCGCACCGGCCGACCTCGTGGTGTACGAGGGCGACCCGCGCGCGGACGTACGGGTGCTCGCGGCGCCGCGCCGGGTGGTGCTGGGCGGGCGGGTCGTGGAGTAG
- a CDS encoding amino acid ABC transporter ATP-binding protein gives MSRPEIHVRDLHKSFGDNEVLRGVDLEIGQGEVVCVIGPSGSGKSTLLRCVNLLEEPTKGQVFVGGTELTDPDVDIDAVRRRIGMVFQQFNLFPHVSVTENLTLPQRRVLGRDKATAARVAAENLERVGLSEKADAYPGSLSGGQQQRVAIARALAMGPEVMLFDEPTSALDPELVGDVLAVMRMLANEGMTMMVVTHEMTFAREVADRVVFMDGGVVVEEGTPDQVIGNPRHERTRHFLSRLLDPAMADVEEETSDQVGGNE, from the coding sequence ATGAGCCGCCCCGAGATCCACGTCCGGGACCTGCACAAGTCCTTCGGGGACAACGAGGTGCTGCGCGGCGTCGACCTGGAGATCGGCCAGGGCGAGGTCGTCTGCGTCATCGGCCCCTCCGGCTCCGGCAAGTCGACCCTGCTGCGGTGCGTCAACCTCCTGGAGGAGCCCACCAAGGGGCAGGTCTTCGTCGGTGGCACCGAACTGACCGACCCCGACGTCGACATCGACGCGGTACGCCGCCGTATCGGCATGGTCTTCCAGCAGTTCAACCTGTTCCCGCACGTGTCGGTGACCGAGAACCTCACCCTGCCGCAGCGCCGGGTGCTCGGCCGGGACAAGGCGACGGCCGCGCGGGTCGCCGCCGAGAACCTGGAGCGGGTGGGCCTGTCCGAGAAGGCGGACGCCTACCCGGGCTCCCTCTCCGGCGGCCAGCAGCAGCGCGTCGCCATCGCCCGCGCGCTCGCGATGGGCCCCGAGGTGATGCTCTTCGACGAGCCGACCTCGGCGCTCGACCCCGAGCTGGTCGGTGACGTCCTCGCCGTGATGCGCATGCTCGCCAACGAGGGCATGACCATGATGGTCGTCACCCACGAGATGACCTTCGCCCGCGAGGTCGCCGACCGGGTCGTCTTCATGGACGGCGGCGTGGTCGTCGAGGAGGGCACCCCCGACCAGGTCATCGGCAACCCGCGGCACGAGCGCACCCGCCACTTCCTGTCCCGGCTCCTCGACCCCGCGATGGCGGACGTCGAGGAGGAGACGTCGGACCAGGTGGGCGGGAACGAGTAG
- a CDS encoding amino acid ABC transporter permease — translation MTDTDVRLQPRRKGLSRSQKRTLSRGIQYAVFVAAVAAFAASADWGRLQNQFAQVDIARQMFPDVITLALKNTVLYTLSGFVVGLVLGMVVALMRLSSVAPYRWLASVYIEIFRGLPALLIFIFVGVAVPLAFPGVEFPGGTYGKVAVALGLVAAAYMAETIRAGIQAVPKGQMEAARSLGFSPARAMVSIILPQAFRIILPPLTNELVLLFKDSSLVLFLGVTLEERELSKFGNDLASTTANSTPILVAGLCYLLVTVPLSLVVRRMESKSREAVR, via the coding sequence ATGACCGACACCGACGTACGACTCCAGCCCCGCAGGAAGGGCCTGAGCCGCAGCCAGAAGCGCACGCTCTCGCGCGGTATCCAGTACGCCGTCTTCGTCGCCGCCGTGGCCGCCTTCGCGGCCTCGGCGGACTGGGGACGGCTGCAGAACCAGTTCGCGCAGGTGGACATCGCCCGGCAGATGTTCCCCGACGTCATCACGCTGGCGCTGAAGAACACCGTGCTCTACACCCTGTCCGGCTTCGTCGTCGGACTGGTCCTCGGCATGGTCGTCGCGCTGATGCGGCTGTCGTCCGTGGCGCCCTACCGCTGGCTCGCGAGCGTCTACATCGAGATCTTCCGCGGCCTGCCGGCCCTGCTGATCTTCATCTTCGTCGGCGTGGCCGTGCCGCTCGCCTTCCCGGGCGTCGAGTTCCCGGGCGGGACGTACGGCAAGGTCGCCGTCGCGCTCGGCCTGGTCGCCGCCGCCTACATGGCGGAGACGATCCGCGCGGGCATCCAGGCGGTCCCCAAGGGGCAGATGGAGGCGGCCCGTTCGCTCGGCTTCTCCCCGGCCCGGGCCATGGTCTCGATCATCCTGCCGCAGGCCTTCCGCATCATCCTGCCGCCGCTCACCAACGAACTCGTCCTGCTCTTCAAGGACTCCTCGCTGGTGCTGTTCCTCGGCGTCACCCTGGAGGAGCGCGAACTGTCCAAGTTCGGCAACGACCTGGCCAGTACGACCGCCAACTCCACGCCGATCCTCGTCGCGGGCCTGTGCTACCTGCTGGTCACCGTCCCGCTGAGCCTCGTCGTCCGCCGCATGGAGTCCAAGAGCCGGGAGGCCGTCCGATGA
- a CDS encoding transporter substrate-binding domain-containing protein, which yields MTTLLGRRARILAAVTAAAGLALVAGCSSSDSGGGASKTAAGGVQLAKPGQLTTCTHLPYPPFQSVIDGKVQGFDVSLVDLVAKNLGVKQQILDTPFENFKTGAFLNSGQCDIAAAGMTITEERKKNVDFSDPYFEATQAVLVNKKAGIDSLADVKAKGKKLGAQAQTTGEDYVKSKGYDPISFHSSDAVLNGLRTGQVQAVVIDYPVVQGWLKDKANADAFKVVDNLKTGEQYGFTVKKGNTKLLAAVNKAIKDAKADGTYKKLYEKWIGPYEASAASPAAS from the coding sequence GTGACCACGCTCCTCGGGCGCCGGGCCCGCATCCTCGCCGCTGTCACCGCCGCGGCCGGGCTGGCTCTCGTGGCGGGCTGCTCGTCGAGCGACAGCGGCGGCGGCGCCAGCAAGACTGCCGCCGGCGGGGTCCAGCTCGCCAAGCCGGGCCAGCTCACCACCTGCACCCACCTGCCGTACCCGCCGTTCCAGTCGGTCATCGACGGCAAGGTCCAGGGCTTCGACGTCTCCCTGGTCGACCTGGTCGCCAAGAACCTCGGCGTGAAGCAGCAGATCCTCGACACGCCGTTCGAGAACTTCAAGACCGGTGCGTTCCTGAACTCCGGCCAGTGCGACATCGCCGCCGCCGGCATGACCATCACCGAGGAGCGCAAGAAGAACGTCGACTTCTCGGACCCGTACTTCGAGGCGACCCAGGCCGTCCTGGTCAACAAGAAAGCCGGCATCGACTCGCTGGCCGACGTCAAGGCCAAGGGCAAGAAGCTCGGCGCCCAGGCGCAGACCACCGGCGAGGACTACGTCAAGAGCAAGGGCTACGACCCGATCTCCTTCCACTCCTCCGACGCGGTCCTCAACGGCCTGCGCACCGGCCAGGTCCAGGCCGTCGTCATCGACTATCCCGTAGTCCAGGGCTGGCTGAAGGACAAGGCCAACGCCGACGCCTTCAAGGTGGTCGACAACCTCAAGACCGGTGAGCAGTACGGCTTCACGGTCAAGAAGGGCAACACCAAGCTCCTCGCCGCCGTCAACAAGGCGATCAAGGACGCCAAGGCGGACGGCACGTACAAGAAGCTCTACGAGAAGTGGATCGGCCCCTACGAGGCGTCCGCCGCCTCGCCCGCGGCCTCCTGA
- a CDS encoding alanine--glyoxylate aminotransferase family protein, giving the protein MTHPLLDLPPLSADRFASVEDRVARLLDTRQDIVIMQGEALLPLEGAIRAAAGSGTTALNVITGPYGQTFGNWLRDCGATVIDLAVPFHTAVTAGQIREAFAEHPGIDFVSLVHAEAATGNTNPVTEIGEVVREHGALFYLDAVASVGAEPVLPDAWGVDLCVIGAQKAMGGPAGVSAVSVSERAWTRMAASPHAPRRSYLSLLDWKERWIDGGRKALPHAPAQLEMLALEACLERIEADGLDAVMARHRGAALATRAGAVALGAGLEPYVYEERDAAPVATTLRVPAALNAAELVARALSADPALPLAAGGGPLSKEMVRVNHYGKDATPQAVQATLTALATALSEQGLTVDVPAARRAAESAWQ; this is encoded by the coding sequence GTGACCCACCCCCTGCTCGATCTGCCCCCGCTGAGCGCCGACCGCTTCGCCTCCGTCGAGGACCGGGTGGCCCGGCTGCTCGACACCCGGCAGGACATCGTGATCATGCAGGGCGAGGCGCTGCTGCCGCTGGAGGGCGCGATCCGCGCGGCGGCCGGGTCGGGCACGACGGCGCTGAACGTGATCACCGGCCCGTACGGGCAGACCTTCGGCAACTGGCTGCGCGACTGCGGCGCCACGGTGATCGACCTGGCGGTCCCCTTCCACACGGCGGTCACCGCCGGCCAGATCCGCGAGGCCTTCGCCGAGCACCCCGGGATCGACTTCGTCTCGCTGGTGCACGCGGAGGCGGCGACCGGCAACACCAACCCGGTCACGGAGATCGGCGAGGTCGTACGGGAGCACGGCGCGCTGTTCTACCTGGACGCGGTCGCCTCCGTCGGCGCGGAGCCGGTGCTTCCGGACGCGTGGGGCGTGGACCTGTGCGTGATCGGCGCGCAGAAGGCGATGGGCGGGCCGGCGGGCGTCTCGGCGGTGTCGGTGAGCGAGCGGGCGTGGACCCGGATGGCCGCGAGCCCGCACGCCCCGCGCCGCTCCTACCTCTCCCTGCTGGACTGGAAGGAGCGCTGGATCGACGGCGGCCGCAAGGCTCTGCCGCACGCCCCGGCCCAGCTGGAGATGCTGGCGCTGGAGGCGTGCCTGGAGCGGATCGAGGCGGACGGCCTCGATGCGGTGATGGCCCGCCACCGCGGCGCCGCCCTGGCCACGCGGGCCGGCGCGGTCGCGCTGGGCGCGGGCCTGGAGCCGTACGTCTACGAGGAGCGGGACGCGGCCCCGGTCGCCACGACGCTGCGCGTACCGGCCGCCCTGAACGCCGCGGAGCTGGTCGCCCGAGCCCTGTCGGCCGACCCCGCCCTTCCCCTCGCCGCGGGCGGCGGACCCCTCTCCAAGGAAATGGTCCGCGTCAACCACTACGGCAAGGACGCAACCCCCCAAGCGGTACAGGCCACCCTGACCGCCCTGGCCACGGCCCTCTCCGAACAGGGCCTGACGGTTGACGTGCCTGCCGCTCGGCGCGCGGCGGAGTCGGCCTGGCAGTAG
- the ectA gene encoding diaminobutyrate acetyltransferase, protein MTAAQADLLIDRPSVADGAALWRIAKASGTLDLNSSYSYLLWCRDFAGTSAVARGADGEPVGFVTGYIRPERPHTLLVWQVAVDSAHRGRGVAGALLDGLTARLTAEHGITSVETTITPDNTASARLFASYAARHDASVTREVLFDAGLFPDGPHEPEVLYVIGPLTTAPTRPSH, encoded by the coding sequence ATGACTGCCGCACAAGCAGACCTGCTCATCGACCGACCGTCGGTGGCGGACGGGGCCGCGCTCTGGCGTATCGCCAAGGCCTCCGGAACACTCGATCTCAACTCCTCGTACAGCTATCTGCTGTGGTGCCGCGATTTCGCGGGCACATCGGCGGTGGCGCGCGGGGCGGACGGTGAGCCCGTCGGTTTCGTCACCGGGTACATCAGGCCGGAGCGGCCGCACACCCTGCTCGTCTGGCAGGTGGCGGTCGACTCGGCGCACCGGGGCCGGGGCGTCGCGGGCGCACTGCTCGACGGACTCACCGCACGGCTCACGGCCGAGCACGGGATCACCTCCGTCGAGACGACCATCACACCGGACAACACCGCCTCGGCACGCCTGTTCGCCTCGTACGCCGCCCGGCACGACGCCTCCGTCACCCGCGAGGTGCTGTTCGACGCGGGGCTGTTCCCCGACGGCCCCCACGAGCCCGAAGTCCTGTACGTCATCGGCCCGTTGACCACCGCGCCGACCCGCCCGTCGCATTGA
- the ectB gene encoding diaminobutyrate--2-oxoglutarate transaminase, with the protein MTITQPDLSVFETVESEVRSYCRNWPTVFDRAQGSLMYDEDGHRYLDFFAGAGSLNYGHNNPVLKRALIDYLLRDGVTHGLDMSTTAKRSFLRAFQDLVLRPRDLPYKVMFPGPTGTNAVESALKLARKVKGRESIVSFTNAFHGMSLGSLAVTGNSFKRAGAGIPLVHGTPMPFDHYLDGQVPDFLWFERLLEDQGSGLNQPAAVIVETVQGEGGINVARAEWLRRLAELCERRDMLLIVDDIQMGCGRTGAFFSFEEAGITPDIVTVSKSISGYGLPMSLCLFKPELDIWEPGEHNGTFRGNNPAFVTATAALETYWSDGAAMEKQTRTRGEQVEQGLIDITEENLADVKEYRGRGLVWGLEFRDKERAGRVARRAFELGLLIETSGPESEVVKLLPALTVTSEELDEGLSVLARSVRETA; encoded by the coding sequence GTGACCATCACCCAGCCCGACCTCAGCGTCTTCGAGACCGTCGAGTCGGAGGTGCGCAGCTACTGCCGTAACTGGCCCACGGTCTTCGACCGTGCGCAGGGCAGCCTGATGTACGACGAGGACGGCCACCGCTACCTCGACTTCTTCGCCGGCGCGGGCTCACTCAACTACGGCCACAACAACCCCGTCCTCAAACGGGCACTGATCGACTACCTGCTGCGTGACGGCGTCACCCACGGCCTCGACATGTCCACCACGGCCAAGCGCTCGTTCCTGCGGGCCTTCCAGGACCTGGTTCTGCGGCCACGCGACCTGCCGTACAAGGTCATGTTCCCCGGGCCGACGGGCACCAACGCCGTGGAGTCCGCGCTGAAGCTGGCCCGGAAGGTGAAGGGCCGCGAGTCGATCGTCTCCTTCACCAACGCCTTCCACGGCATGTCGCTGGGCTCGCTGGCCGTCACCGGCAACTCCTTCAAGCGCGCCGGGGCCGGTATCCCGCTGGTCCACGGCACGCCGATGCCCTTCGACCACTACCTGGACGGCCAGGTGCCGGACTTCCTGTGGTTCGAGCGGCTCCTGGAGGACCAGGGGTCCGGGCTCAACCAGCCCGCCGCCGTGATCGTCGAGACCGTGCAGGGCGAGGGCGGTATCAACGTCGCGCGTGCCGAGTGGCTGCGCCGGCTGGCCGAGCTGTGCGAGCGGCGCGACATGCTGCTGATCGTCGACGACATCCAGATGGGCTGCGGCCGCACCGGCGCGTTCTTCTCCTTCGAGGAGGCCGGGATCACGCCCGACATCGTCACGGTGTCGAAGTCGATCAGCGGCTACGGGCTGCCCATGTCGCTGTGCCTGTTCAAGCCCGAGCTGGACATCTGGGAGCCGGGCGAGCACAACGGCACGTTCCGCGGCAACAACCCGGCGTTCGTGACGGCCACCGCCGCCCTGGAGACGTACTGGAGCGACGGCGCCGCCATGGAGAAGCAGACCCGCACCCGCGGCGAGCAGGTCGAGCAGGGCCTGATCGACATCACCGAGGAGAACCTGGCCGATGTGAAGGAGTACCGCGGCCGGGGCCTGGTGTGGGGCCTGGAGTTCCGCGACAAGGAGCGTGCCGGGCGCGTGGCGCGGCGCGCCTTCGAGCTGGGGCTGCTCATCGAGACGTCCGGCCCGGAGAGCGAGGTCGTCAAGCTGCTGCCCGCGCTCACCGTCACGTCCGAGGAACTGGACGAGGGGCTGAGCGTCCTGGCCCGTTCCGTCCGCGAGACCGCCTAG
- a CDS encoding ectoine synthase → MIVRSFKDIEGTDRHVKAASGTWESKRIVLAKERVGFSLHETVLYAGTETSMWYANHIEAVVCTEGEAELTDHETGKTYSITPGTMYLLDGHERHTLRVKEDFRCICVFNPPVTGREDHDENGVYPLLTEPEEV, encoded by the coding sequence GTGATCGTCCGTTCGTTCAAGGACATTGAAGGCACCGACCGTCATGTGAAGGCGGCGTCCGGCACCTGGGAGAGCAAGCGCATCGTGCTCGCCAAGGAGCGGGTCGGCTTCTCCCTCCACGAGACCGTCCTGTACGCCGGGACGGAGACGTCGATGTGGTACGCCAACCACATCGAGGCCGTCGTCTGCACGGAAGGCGAGGCCGAACTCACCGACCACGAGACCGGGAAGACGTACTCGATCACCCCCGGGACCATGTACCTGCTGGACGGGCACGAGCGGCATACACTCCGCGTCAAGGAGGACTTCCGCTGCATCTGCGTGTTCAATCCGCCGGTGACCGGACGGGAGGACCACGACGAGAACGGTGTCTACCCGCTGCTCACCGAGCCCGAGGAGGTGTGA
- the thpD gene encoding ectoine hydroxylase, producing the protein MTVTDLYPSRGTTEVTVPRQDPVVWGAPDAPGPVTPADLGAFERDGFLTVDQLISDDEVAVYRQELERLVSDPEIRADARSIVEPKSKEIRSVFEVHRISEVFARLVRDERVVGRARQILGSDVYVHQSRINVKPGFGASGFYWHSDFETWHAEDGLPRMRTVSVSIALTENHDTNGGLMIMPGSHKTFLGCAGATPKDNYKQSLQMQDAGTPSDEALTAMADAHGIRLFTGKAGSATWFDCNCMHGSGDNITPFPRSNVFIVFNSVENTAVEPFAAPVRRPEFIGARDFTPVR; encoded by the coding sequence ATGACCGTCACCGACCTGTACCCCAGCCGCGGCACCACCGAGGTGACCGTCCCCCGCCAGGACCCCGTGGTCTGGGGCGCGCCCGACGCCCCGGGTCCCGTCACGCCCGCCGACCTCGGCGCGTTCGAGCGTGACGGCTTCCTCACCGTCGACCAGCTGATCAGCGACGACGAGGTCGCCGTCTACCGGCAGGAGCTGGAACGGCTGGTCAGCGACCCGGAGATCCGGGCCGACGCGCGTTCGATCGTCGAGCCGAAGTCGAAGGAGATCCGCTCGGTCTTCGAGGTGCACCGGATCAGCGAGGTGTTCGCCCGGCTGGTGCGCGACGAGCGGGTCGTGGGGCGCGCCCGGCAGATCCTGGGCTCGGACGTGTACGTCCACCAGTCCCGGATCAACGTCAAGCCCGGCTTCGGCGCGAGCGGCTTCTACTGGCACTCGGACTTCGAGACCTGGCACGCCGAGGACGGTCTGCCGCGGATGCGGACGGTGTCCGTCTCGATCGCGCTGACCGAGAACCACGACACCAACGGCGGGCTCATGATCATGCCGGGCTCGCACAAGACGTTCCTGGGCTGTGCCGGCGCGACGCCCAAGGACAACTACAAGCAGTCGCTCCAGATGCAGGACGCGGGCACGCCGTCCGACGAGGCGCTGACCGCGATGGCGGACGCGCACGGCATCCGGCTGTTCACCGGGAAGGCCGGTTCGGCGACCTGGTTCGACTGCAACTGCATGCACGGCTCCGGCGACAACATCACGCCGTTCCCGCGCAGCAACGTCTTCATCGTGTTCAACAGCGTGGAGAACACCGCGGTCGAGCCGTTCGCGGCGCCGGTGCGGCGCCCGGAGTTCATCGGCGCCCGGGACTTCACCCCGGTCCGGTGA
- a CDS encoding aminotransferase class V-fold PLP-dependent enzyme yields the protein METFETLVRAEFAPRNTYLNTASNGLLPARTVAALHQAALLRAEGRPTDPLFADVEAARASFARLAGVPVGRVATGPSAAAQIGLVAAALPAGAEVLTAEDDFSSVVTPFHIRGDLKVRTVPLERLAESVRPGTALVSVSTAQSADGRLADLPALREAARTHGARTCVDCSQSAGWLPIDADAFDFTVCIGHKWLVGPHGAAFLVVPEDLGGLTPLLAGWVAAEAPWDSCYGPVAELAHSARRFDVSPALFTYAGLRPSLELVEELGVDAVRAHDLALADRFRAGLARLGHEALPAPDSAIVSVPGLGHRQAELSRAGIEVSDRAGNLRASFHLYNTPADVDRLLDVLDG from the coding sequence ATGGAGACCTTCGAGACCCTCGTCCGTGCCGAGTTCGCTCCGAGGAACACCTACCTGAACACCGCGAGCAACGGGCTCCTCCCGGCCCGCACGGTCGCCGCGCTGCACCAGGCCGCGCTCCTGCGGGCCGAGGGCCGGCCGACGGACCCGCTCTTCGCCGACGTCGAGGCCGCCCGGGCGTCCTTCGCCCGGCTGGCCGGCGTCCCCGTCGGCCGGGTGGCGACCGGACCCTCGGCCGCCGCCCAGATCGGGCTGGTCGCCGCCGCGCTGCCCGCGGGCGCCGAAGTCCTCACCGCCGAGGACGACTTCAGCTCCGTCGTCACCCCGTTCCACATCCGCGGCGACCTGAAGGTGCGCACCGTCCCCCTGGAACGGCTCGCCGAGTCCGTCCGGCCCGGCACCGCGCTCGTCTCGGTCAGCACCGCCCAGTCCGCCGACGGACGGCTCGCCGACCTGCCCGCCCTGCGCGAGGCGGCCCGCACGCACGGCGCGCGCACCTGCGTCGACTGCTCCCAGTCCGCGGGCTGGCTGCCGATCGACGCGGACGCGTTCGACTTCACCGTCTGCATCGGCCACAAATGGCTCGTCGGCCCGCACGGGGCGGCCTTCCTCGTGGTGCCCGAGGACCTCGGCGGACTGACACCGCTGCTCGCGGGCTGGGTCGCGGCGGAGGCCCCGTGGGACAGCTGCTACGGCCCCGTCGCCGAACTCGCCCACTCCGCCCGCCGGTTCGACGTGAGCCCCGCCCTGTTCACCTACGCCGGACTGCGCCCCTCGCTCGAACTCGTCGAGGAACTGGGCGTGGACGCCGTGCGCGCCCACGACCTGGCCCTCGCCGACCGGTTCCGCGCCGGACTGGCCCGGCTCGGCCACGAGGCACTGCCCGCACCCGACTCCGCGATCGTCTCCGTGCCCGGACTCGGCCACCGTCAGGCGGAGTTGAGCCGCGCGGGCATCGAGGTCTCCGACCGCGCGGGCAATCTGCGCGCGTCCTTCCACCTGTACAACACGCCCGCCGACGTCGACCGCCTGCTGGACGTCCTGGACGGCTGA